A window of the Bacteroidota bacterium genome harbors these coding sequences:
- a CDS encoding ROK family protein produces the protein MEPKFVVSLDVGGTKKLASVVNSAQGIISSLKKQTPENNSHESFSGSLVDLTNEVIQQSGITPEQVASIAVGIPGSVNIETGIIGMAPNLGLKNYNVKEHLNNRLPYPVLIENDVNLAAAGELAFGAAKGKKNVLVVFIGTGIGSGLITDGKIYRGSGWVAGEIGHINVHEQGPKCGCGKVGCFEALASRTAVVRQIVSEIKKGKQSVLKERIDKSKEIKSKALFKALEAGDKLAVKTVNQSCKTIGRVLAGINNLMNFELIILGGGMMEANENFMLPKIQNTFFKYSIADAAKCVSIVGTNLRDDAAIYGGLVLTEEFLGIKV, from the coding sequence GTGGAACCGAAATTTGTCGTAAGTCTGGATGTTGGCGGCACCAAAAAACTCGCCTCAGTCGTCAACTCAGCCCAAGGAATAATTTCAAGCCTTAAAAAACAGACCCCGGAGAACAACTCGCACGAGTCATTCTCAGGTTCTCTTGTCGATCTGACCAATGAGGTTATTCAACAGTCGGGCATCACGCCCGAACAGGTAGCCTCCATTGCAGTAGGTATTCCCGGATCTGTAAACATAGAAACCGGGATCATAGGAATGGCTCCAAATCTCGGGTTGAAAAACTACAATGTGAAAGAACACCTGAACAACCGGCTCCCCTACCCTGTCCTGATCGAAAATGATGTGAACCTCGCTGCAGCGGGCGAACTTGCCTTCGGTGCTGCAAAAGGTAAAAAGAATGTTCTTGTTGTGTTCATCGGTACAGGAATTGGAAGCGGACTGATCACTGACGGAAAAATTTACCGGGGTTCGGGATGGGTTGCCGGTGAAATTGGACATATTAATGTTCACGAACAAGGTCCGAAGTGCGGCTGCGGGAAAGTGGGTTGTTTCGAAGCTCTGGCAAGCAGAACCGCTGTTGTAAGGCAGATAGTCTCCGAAATCAAAAAAGGGAAACAGAGCGTTCTAAAAGAGAGAATCGACAAAAGCAAAGAAATTAAAAGCAAGGCTCTCTTCAAGGCTCTCGAAGCTGGCGACAAACTTGCTGTAAAAACCGTTAATCAATCGTGTAAGACCATCGGAAGAGTTCTCGCAGGCATCAACAACCTGATGAATTTTGAACTCATCATCCTCGGTGGCGGTATGATGGAGGCAAACGAAAACTTTATGCTCCCTAAAATTCAAAACACCTTCTTCAAATATTCAATTGCCGATGCAGCAAAATGCGTTTCCATAGTTGGTACCAATCTCCGTGACGATGCAGCAATTTATGGCGGACTTGTTTTAACAGAGGAGTTTTTGGGGATTAAAGTTTGA
- the rsmA gene encoding 16S rRNA (adenine(1518)-N(6)/adenine(1519)-N(6))-dimethyltransferase RsmA, with protein MKPLKRFGQNFLTDPHYINKIVDSFSPQKDDTILEIGPGKGAITEKILAASENLRVVEIDTRAIELLKVKFPSLQIIEGDFMKVNIREVAGSNKIRVIGNIPYNITTPIIFKLLEDRDVVKDVMLMVQLEVAKRITAPPGNKEYGILSVVLGVYATLEYHFKVPSTVFFPKPKVDSAIISLHFNKDESLIKDHKLFRRVVRTAFNQRRKTLRNALSPVLSEMNVDYIPPVDLGLRAEQLTLADFIELSNSLSGNFETDS; from the coding sequence TTGAAGCCACTAAAAAGATTTGGTCAGAATTTCCTGACAGACCCCCACTATATAAACAAGATTGTTGACTCATTTTCCCCTCAAAAAGATGACACTATTCTTGAGATAGGTCCCGGCAAAGGAGCCATCACAGAAAAAATTCTTGCTGCAAGCGAAAATCTCCGGGTTGTCGAGATTGATACCCGTGCAATCGAACTGCTCAAAGTAAAATTTCCGTCACTTCAAATTATCGAGGGAGATTTTATGAAAGTGAATATAAGGGAAGTGGCGGGAAGCAACAAAATCCGGGTAATCGGTAACATACCTTACAACATCACCACTCCAATAATTTTCAAGTTACTCGAGGATAGAGATGTCGTAAAAGATGTGATGCTTATGGTACAACTGGAAGTGGCAAAAAGAATAACTGCTCCACCCGGGAACAAGGAATACGGAATTTTAAGCGTAGTTCTTGGGGTCTATGCAACTCTGGAGTATCATTTTAAGGTACCTTCAACTGTATTTTTCCCCAAACCAAAAGTGGATTCGGCTATCATTTCACTTCATTTCAACAAAGATGAATCCCTGATAAAGGATCACAAACTTTTCAGAAGGGTAGTCAGAACCGCTTTTAACCAAAGGAGAAAGACTCTTCGCAATGCTCTTTCTCCGGTCCTGTCGGAAATGAATGTTGATTATATACCCCCCGTTGACCTCGGTTTGAGAGCCGAACAGCTTACTCTCGCAGATTTTATCGAACTTTCCAACTCTTTATCAGGGAATTTTGAAACAGATTCGTGA